A window of the Cannabis sativa cultivar Pink pepper isolate KNU-18-1 chromosome X, ASM2916894v1, whole genome shotgun sequence genome harbors these coding sequences:
- the LOC115709176 gene encoding sterol 3-beta-glucosyltransferase UGT80B1, giving the protein MGNNGVDQSVKHLEEGVSSKQPCDDDIEKIGSVGELVNRDDKNSGHEQLGTSIAGNQRANSGRRSPLLEISRSKELYISHSPKKGLDHSSTAPIEHHRSLSLMNDDYGITFSRSMTEKLDRLSEREKQQLIVNLVKIQNDGTVEVDLDKSTPVASEWLERHNIEPPITLHDKTSGSCKSIPRLKIVILVVGTRGDVQPFLAMAKRLQEFGHHVRLATHTNFRTFVKSAGVDFYPLGGDPRILAGYMARNKGLIPSGPKEILIQRKQLKAIIESLLPACTEPDLETGVPFKAQAIIANPPAYGHAHVAEALGVPLHIFFTMPWTPTYEFPHPLARVPQSAGYWLSYIVVDLLIWWSIRGYINDFRKRKLKLAPIAYFSTYHGSISHLPTGYMWSPHVVPKPSDWGSLVDVVGYCFLNLGSKYQPPEKFVQWIKKGPKPVYIGFGSMPLDDSLQTTDIILEALKDTGQRGIIDRGWGDLGNLKDVPVDVYRLEDCPHDWLFPQCSAVVHHGGAGTTATGLKAGCPTTIVPFFGDQFFWGDRIHQKGLGPAPIPISQLNVENLSNAIRFMLQPEIKAQALELAKLLENEDGVAAAVDAFHRHLPPELPIPSSSSDDEEYPNPLDWLFAKIGKLCCRPCGGSGS; this is encoded by the exons ATGGGGAATAATGGGGTTGATCAATCAGTGAAACATTTGGAAGAAGGTGTTAGTAGTAAACAGCCATGTGATGATGATATTGAGAAGATTGGTAGTGTTGGTGAATTGGTAAATAGAGATGATAAGAACAGTGGACATGAACAATTGGGTACAAGTATTGCAGGTAATCAAAGAGCGAATTCGGGCCGGAGGTCTCCTTTACTAGAGATTTCTCGGTCAAAGGAGTTGTATATCAGCCATTCACCTAAGAAAG GCTTGGATCATTCCAGCACCGCTCCTATTGAACACCATAGAAGTCTAAGTCTAATGAATGATGATTATGGGATTACATTTTCTCGGTCCATGACTGAAAAGCTAGATAGACTTTCTGAGAGGGAAAAG CAACAACTTATAGTGAATctagtgaagatccagaatgaTGGAACTGTAGAAGTCGATTTAGATAAAAGTACACCTGTTGCTTCTGAGTGGTTAGAGCGTCACAATATTGAACCGCCTATTACTCTTCATGATAAGACTTCTGGGTCCTGTAAATCGATTCCAAGGTTGAAAATTGTCATACTTGTGGTTGGAACAAGAGGAGATGTACAACCGTTCTTGGCTATGGCAAAGAGACTTCAA GAGTTTGGTCATCATGTTAGGTTGGCAACTCATACTAACTTCAGAACTTTTGTAAAATCGGCAGGCGTAGACTTTTATCCTTTGGGTGGTGATCCTCGAATTTTGGCAGGAT ATATGGCAAGAAACAAAGGTCTCATCCCATCTGGACCGAAAGAAATATTGATTCAAAGGAAGCAACTGAAGGCAATTATAGAATCTCTTCTTCCCGCATGTACAGAACCAGATTTGGAAACTGGTGTTCCATTTAAAGCCCAGGCAATAATTGCAAACCCTCCTGCTTATG GACATGCACATGTTGCTGAAGCTCTCGGTGTGCCTCTTCACATCTTCTTCACAATGCCTTGGAC GCCAACGTATGAATTTCCTCATCCACTAGCTCGTGTACCTCAGAGTGCTGGCTACTGG CTTTCGTATATTGTTGTGGATTTACTAATATGGTGGAGCATTAGGGGATACATTAATGACTTCAGAAAAAGAAAGTTGAAGCTTGCTCCAATTGCCTACTTTAGTACTTACCATGGATCAATATCCCATTTGCCAACAGGCTATATGTGGAGTCCCCACGTTGTACCGAAGCCTAGTG ACTGGGGATCTTTAGTTGATGTCGTCGGATATTGTTTTTTGAATCTTGGGTCGAAGTATCAACCACCAGAGAAGTTTGTCCAGTGGATTAAAAAGGGGCCCAAACCTGTATATATTGGGTTTGGAAGTATG CCTCTGGACGATTCTCTTCAAACAACGGATATCATATTGGAGGCATTGAAGGACACAGGACAGAGAGGCATTATCGATCGTGGTTGGGGGGATCTTGGCAATT TAAAAGATGTTCCGGTTGATGTTTACCGTTTGGAGGATTGCCCTCATGATTGGCTGTTTCCTCAATGTTCAGCAGTG GTTCATCATGGCGGTGCAGGGACCACAGCTACAGGTCTAAAAGCCGGG TGTCCAACCACCATAGTCCCATTTTTTGGAGATCAATTCTTTTGGGGTGATAGGATACATCAAAAAGGATTGGGGCCTGCACCTATACCGATATCTCAGCTCAATGTCGAGAACCTTTCGAATGCTATTCGGTTTATGCTCCAGCCAGAG ATTAAAGCTCAGGCACTAGAGCTAGCAAAGCTGTTAGAGAATGAAGATGGTGTTGCAGCTGCGGTCGATGCATTTCATCGACATTTACCACCCGAGTTACCAATACCGTCTTCATCATCAGACGACGAGGAATATCCCAACCCTTTGGATTGGCTCTTCGCTAAAATTGGAAAGTTGTGCTGCCGACCATGTGGTGGTTCGGGTTCGTAG
- the LOC115719480 gene encoding UPF0496 protein At1g20180-like has translation MWAKLKFSKIVKLGLVEKESRQVDKSLNVINEEYVNALRTKSFGELLNKANHQSSSSLCHNKCFETLLEPSQEFIPSILESSSTLILSKNIPQLKTLLLNYFDITAEASKFCSHLLKGINQIQSTYLLIITQVFDRIIDCDGDDVKLIISELNYSIFSSPNKFGFKLIHEKCSSILHRLKSMRKKVTKKIKIIKCFQKGFGICITLAAHAASFVFVGPVFFSFPIKRTAGKLSSLPFLRSGALRKVGDQLDLAAKGTYILDREFDTMSRLMVRVQNGLEHNKTILESFLERREHSFCLEVVKDVINKGDLGFRRHVEELKEHVYLCLVNINRARTLVMKEIMN, from the exons ATGTGGGCAAAGCTGAAGTTTTCAAAGATCGTCAAATTAG GTTTAGTTGAGAAGGAATCGAGACAAGTTGACAAAAGCTTAAACGTAATTAATGAGGAGTATGTTAATGCATTAAGAACTAAATCCTTTGGTGAGCTTTTAAACAAGGCTAATCaccaatcttcttcttctttatgcCATAACAAATGTTTTGAAACTCTTCTAGAACCAAGCCAAGAATTCATACCTAGTATTCTTGAATCATCATCAACCCTAATACTCTCCAAAAATATACCTCAATTGAAAACCCTTTTACTCAACTACTTCGACATAACCGCTGAGGCTTCGAAATTTTGTAGCCATCTCCTCAAGGGCATCAACCAAATTCAATCCACCTACCTTCTCATCATAACACAAGTGTTCGACCGAATTATAGATTGTGATGGTGATGATGTCAAGTTGATCATTTCAGAACTAAATTACTCGATATTTTCAAGTCCAAACAAGTTCGGTTTCAAGCTGATTCATGAGAAGTGTTCCTCGATTTTGCATCGCTTGAAATCGATGAGAAAGAAAGTAACAAAGAAGATCAAAATTATCAAGTGCTTCCAAAAGGGTTTTGGGATTTGCATAACCCTAGCAGCTCATGCTGCTAGTTTTGTTTTTGTAGGGCCAGTCTTTTTTAGCTTCCCTATTAAGCGCACGGCGGGTAAACTCTCCTCTTTGCCATTTTTGAGAAGCGGAGCTCTCAGAAAAGTTGGAGACCAACTTGATTTAGCAGCTAAAGGAACTTATATCTTGGATAGGGAATTCGACACGATGAGCAGGCTCATGGTGCGAGTTCAAAATGGGCTTGAGCACAACAAGACAATCCTAGAGTCTTTCTTGGAGAGGAGAGAGCATAGCTTTTGTTTGGAGGTGGTTAAAGATGTTATTAATAAGGGTGATTTAGGGTTTAGAAGACATGTGGAGGAGTTGAAGGAGCATGTTTATTTGTGTCTTGTGAATATCAATAGGGCTAGAACTTTGGTGATGAAGGAAATTATGAATTAG